The Schistocerca gregaria isolate iqSchGreg1 chromosome 2, iqSchGreg1.2, whole genome shotgun sequence genome contains the following window.
ACTGAAAGCAGCACGCCACAAACTCATAGAAAGGTGGATCCTCCCCCCGGAGGAGAATTTACCTAATCACCATGCAATCATGTAACTATGTAGCCATCTTATTGTTCTGAGCAAAACACTTTTGTTTATCGGATCCAGCAATTAGAAGGTTAATGAGAATCTCTTACCTAAAATTCGTTTCGTTCATCACCGTATTTAAATGTACCATAACATTTCGAGATGACTGAGTAAGCGTGAGACACTAAACTAACGCCTTCCATAAAAAAGCAAgatagtaacagtttccgaagtctTTCACACTGTGCGCACCGGTAAGGTTTCTTCCCACTTACGCAAATAATTTTTTCCGATCGCAGAAGGTAAGTTTGCCTTGAGAACTTCAGAGAAGGTGCGTTTTTGTCACTCTAATAACATATTCCTATAGCGTTACATCACTATCTCACAACAAAAAAGTGTTGTAAGTTCATGGCTGGATTCATGATTTGTTATTTATATAAAATGAAACCTGGAGGTCGAATTCTGAGGTCTCTTATCGGATCCAAGTTTGGGTTTAGTTATGAAAGAGTTAATTAATGATGAATAGTAAGTCGTTTCAGACGCCAAAGAATATCCGTTGCGTCAACTATGCACGTCTGCGACGAATTGTACCCGAGGATAGTCAGATTACGTCATTcacccaaattgaggagcaaatctccaaggtcatggaacgtgtcagtacatgaacttacaacataaaaagtaataacagataaaaataaatgttcatgaacctgaaagaaaatcagtccgtaagtttaagcaaacgctatcagcaatacaatgagaatcatcttaatttttcaaggaactcctcgacagaatagaaggagtgaccaatgtggaaactcttcagtttcgatttgaaagcgcgtggattactgctaagatttttgaattcgagtggcagcttattgagaatggatgcagcagtatactgcacacctttttgcacaagagttaaggaagtccgatcgaaatggaggtttgatttctgccgagtattaaccgagtgaaagctgcttattgttgtaaataaactaatattggtaacaagaaacgacaataacgaATATACATACTGAGAAGCCAatgccaaaatacccagactcgtgaaaagaggtcgacaagaggttcgtgaactcatacTACTTATTGCcctaaccgcccgtttctgagccaaaaatattcttctagaatgggaagagttacaccaaaacataacatacgacataagtgaatgaaaataggcaaagtagactaatttccgtgccgaaatatcactcactttcgataccgttcgaatagtgaaaatgacagtattaagtctttgaacaagatcctgaacgtgggatttccacgacagctttctatctgaacacctagtaatttgaactcttcagtttcactaatcatttgctcattctgtgagattaaaacgtcaggttttgttgcattgtgttttaggaactgtaaaaactgagtcttacagtgatttaacgttagtttactttctacaagccatgaactgaggtcatttaCAGCTCTACTTGAAACCAAGTcaaagttgcacacaacatcctttactcccaagctagtgtcatcagcaaacaaaaatattttagagttacccataatactagagggcatatcatttacataaataaggaacaggagcgaccccaacactgatccctggggctccccccacttgacagtaccccactgagatcccacatcacagccgttatcaacattgtgaataatgaccttttgctgtctgttgctaaagtaagaggtgaagcagtagtgagctactccccttattccgtaatggtccaacttctggagcaatactgtgtgatcaacacagtcaaatgcctttgttaaatcaaaaaatacgccaagcgttcgaaacgttttgtttagcccatccagtacctcacagagaaaagagaatatagcattttcagttgtcaaaatatttctaaagccgaactgtacatttgatagcaaatcgtgtgatataaaaagatcaattaaccttacatacacagccttttcgatgacttttgcaaacactgatggcatagaaataggtctaaaattatctacattatccctttctcccattttataaagcggctttactactgagtacttaaatcgctcaggaaactgaccattcctaaaggaaaaattacaaatatggctaaatacagggctaacgtgtgcagcacagtactttaatattctactagacactccaccaTAAtcgtgagagtccttagtcttcattgatttgatcactgtctcaatctccctcttgtctgtatcacagaggagtatttcagacgtctatctcggaaaggcatttgctaagaaatttatatgatttcctgtagatacaaaatttttatttaattcaccagcaatgctcagaaaatggttgttaaatactgtacatatacctgatttatcagtaacagaaatattattactgcaaactgattttatatcgttaaccttgtgctgctgaccagacacttccttcacaactgaccatagtgCTTTCATTTTATCCTattaattagctattctatttgcataccacatactttttgccttgctaataagatttttaagcaccttacaatagtgTTTGTAATtggctactgcagcttgattgtgactacttctaacattatgatataattcccgctttgttctacatgatatccttagcccactagtcagccaaccggactgtccattactgctagtacctagtttagaatgttctaatggaaagcaactctcaaagagcatgagaaatgtgttatggaaagcattgcattgatcatctatattatcggcactataaacatcttgccacttccTTGACACGTTATCCACACTGCGGAAACGCGACCGTTACGTTGGCGTGATCTAGTTGAAATATGTCACTTGTGAACGAGACTTCAGACGTGACGGCCGTAAATGTGTGTACTGGTTCACGAGGCTCAGTCGTGCGTAATTCAGATTTAAAATGCAAGTTGATTGGGGGTGGGGTTGTCtgaggaaggagatcagacagtgaGGTCAccggactcatcggattagggaaggttggggaaggaagtcggccgtgccctttgaaaggaaccatcccggcatttgcctggagcgatttagggaaatcacggaaaaccttatcaggatggccggacgcggtattgaaccgtcgtcctcccgaatacgagtccagtgtctaaccactgctccacctcgctcggtaaaatgcAAGCTGGAACCGAGTCAGGTAAGATTAAACGTACAGACCAGCATTCCTACATCAAAATCTAATCCCTACGTTGAAAGAAAGCAAAGGCAATTTAGAATGCTCAGAGAGATGTGTGGGAGGAATAGTGTAGTGGATCGAAACACACTATCGCGGTGATCTgctggtttattgatagaatatttTGAGAGAAGTTCGACGAAATACACGAGAGTAAATTGCACGTGAGACCACAATATCCGTAACCTAAATTTACAGAATCGTAATTGAAAAGTCAAATGTCAGGTAAGTTGCTGCCAGAGTGGTTCCGCATAGTATGAGAAGGGCAGGTAGCAGGTCACAAGAGAATTGCAGAGGAATTGCTTCAGTGATACCGAATAGAAcgagaacagtttctgaaaagtgTATGATTTTGTTTACAGAAAATCCGCTGCTGAGCTGCATTGTGAGACTCAAAATATCCAATTCAGTCGTTACTTATAATTTACTATAAATGTCACAACTGAAGCGCGTATTTTCCATGTCATCAGTTTCTGAAAGGGATTGTTGCTCCTGATGGAATCTGGATACGAGATTTTGTGCCAGAACTGGAAAAGTTGCGACTCTCCACACCCGAAACAATTCCGCCAGCAACAACGTAAGGATAAATCGTTCATGATCTTTGCGTTTGACATGAATGGAGTCATTGCTACAGAGTGCTCCAGAAGACGGCTGTAGCAGGCATGTACTATGAGctgtttctgaaaattattttgcaccCGAAGATTCGTGAATGAAGGCCTGATATTCTTCCAACCGGTGTCCATATTGTGCAACACTAGATGTTTTGCTACCAGTGAGAGAAATGCTCAacaaatatggatgggaaatacACCCCACCCAAGATACTGATTTAGTCCACTGGACTGATTCGTTTTCCAAATTCAACGAACAACTGCGTGGAAAACGTTTTTGATACAATTGATGAAGCTTCCCATGAGGTGACCCGAGTGATCAGATAGATGCCCTATTTGAGTACAGTAGTTGTCACAAAGGTTGAAAGCTGTCATAAGTAAAAATGAAGATTATATTTGATGTGTGAAACTTATTTTACAGAAtaaattgtttcttcactttcatctTACAGAGTGCAGAATTTTTCAAGTGACACTcgtgccttctttggtggctttatTCACTCCATAGAGAGTGCATCTTTAATCAGAACAATTTTAGATGGAACTTAAACGTTCACCTCTATACGTAAGTTTACAAACACGCTCAGACGCCATGGAGTTCCTCGATGGCTGGTGGTTATGGAACGAATGGTGATCATgtgaaggggggtggggggaatcaAAGAGGATGTAGTACTGCAGAATTCCTTCTAACCTGCCTGAAGATCTCACTGGCATTTGTCTTATTGAGGCAGGTGGTGCAATGGTCTCCACTCTTTCATGCAATATCCTGCTTCGCGTGAGCAAATATGCATAAGACCATTCTAATCGCTAGGACCTAAGAAGTAgtctagcactgggaaaaagggcattcctggccaagggaagcccATTAGTGTCAAACTTAGGTCTTAAATTcgggaagaaatttatgaaaatgtacgtttggagcacaacattttatGATAGCAAAACATGGACTATAGGAATAGCGAAACATGAGATAATCGGagtatttgggatgtggtgctacagaagaatatttaaAATGAGGCCGGCAGGTAAAGTAGGGAATGAGAAGGTCCTACGCAGAAAATCAGTGGGgagagaaatatatggaaaatactgacaagaagatggaacaggacggtaggacatctgttatgacatcgCTGAAAGGCTTCCGTGGTACCAGAGGAATCTAAAGAGGGTAAAAACTAGAGCATCCATGACAGATCGGAATACGTTCAGCAagtagaggatgtaggttgcaagagctTCTCTGAGATAAAaatgttggcataggagaggaattcgcggtggGCCGCGTCAAAACAATCAGGAGATGGTGGCTAAAAAGTCTGAAGTTTGGCAGCGCTCAAAGATCTTAAATCCCTCTTAATGGCGCTACGATAGTAGTTTCATAGTACAAGATGCCATTTTCCTGCTGCGAAGAATAGGTAGAATAATAAATTTGGGTTCAAGCAATTGAGGTTGTCTCACCATTGCAGCTCTCTGCTGCCAGGGAATACTAATTTGCCGTGTCAAGTGAACGCCAGTACACATTCAGCTGCAAAATTTTTGAACTCTTTATTAAGCTACCAGTTTCAAAATTTAGGACTGAATGTGTACTGCAGTTTACTTCAACCCGACTGGCCGAAATACCAAGCACTGTCCTctacaaagatggacaaacaataaCTTACTGTTTGGTGGCCCATCCTCTTCCTGCCTCTGCTGCTTGCTTCTACAGAATCGTTAGAACTCTTGTCAGTTGCAGCTGACATTTATGCTGCTGATACTtccactgatgctgctgctgttgtctAGACACAAACTAGCATCTGCTGTGATACCATAATGGCAGTTGCCTGGTACTCGtttggcggctgctgctgctgctgccacgccAGGGtagccacatgttgttgttgttgttgttgttactgttgggCCACCATTGTAGCCATCATTCCTGCTGTTGTGGTTGCATCGCCATGGCAGCTATCTGCTGTTGCTGTGGTTGTTGTTGGCTCACGACGACAGCAGTTATCTGCTGTTGCTGCCGTGGTTGCGTATGTGATTGGCTCACCATTACAGCTGTCCCCTGTTGCTGTGGTTGCGGCTGGCTCACAACCACAGGTACctgctgctgttgtggttggcTCACCATCGCAGATGTCCCATGTGGCTGTGGTTTTGGTCGGTTCACCATAGCAGCCATCCGCTTTTGCTGTGGTTGTGGCTGGCTCACCACAGCAGCTACCTGCTGTTGTTGTATTTGTGGTTGGCTCACCAATGCAGCTGTCCCTGGCTGTGGTTGTGGTCGGTTCACCATAGCAGCCATCCGCTGTTGCTGTGGTTGTCTCACCACAGCAGTTACTTGCCGTTGTTGTATTTGTGGTTGGCTCACCATTGCAGCTGTCCTCTGTGGCTGTGATTGTGGTCGGTTCACCATAGCAATCACCTGCTGATGCTGTGGTTGTGGTTGGCTCACCACAGCAGCTACCTGCTGCTGTTTTATTTGTGGTTGGCTCACAATCGCAACTGTCCCCTGTGGTTGTGGTCTGTTCACCATAGCAGCCACCCACTGTTGCTGTGGCTGGGTCACTGTGGCAGCTGTCCGTTGTCGCTGTCGTGGTCGGCTCACCATGGCAGCCATCTGCTGTTGCTGCCGTCCTGGTTGGCTCACCACAGCAACTACCCGCTGTTGACGTCGTCGTGGTTGTCTcactgcggcacgcatctgttgtTGACGTGGTTGAGGTTCTGGATGTCTCACCATGGTAGCAAACCGCGGTTGCTGTAATTGAGGTTGTCTCACCATTGCAGCCCTCTGCTGCAGCTGTTGCTGGTAACGTATCATAGCAGCTATCAGCTGCTGTTGAGGAATGTGACTGGTTAGGTGGTggtagtgctgctgctgctgctcctcctctcGTTCTGGTTGCTGCTGGACATGCACATTCAGGCCCATGTAAGGATCAGAAACCAGCTTCGCTTGTTCACACGCAGAGGGAGGAGCTGCTGTGTGAGGTACCTGTTTCTGACTTTGGCGTTCAGAAGGTACCGGCATCTGTGCAGGCATTAACGGTCCACCCACTCTCCCTGCCACTTGGGATGCAGCGCTTGTTGCTGGAGGAAGATCCATGGGTGATATTTGCACAGGCACCACTTGTCCATCCTCAGCCAAATGAAAAGGGGCAATACAATGAGGTTCGTTCGAACCACACACTATACAAGGTTGTTCGAACAAAAGATTAAACGAAGTCTCAGGCGGCACTGGACTTGAGCGAGCTGCAGGAGGCATGGGTGCTCTGTGTCCAGCGCGTGGGGCTGCACCTGCTACAGCTGGGGCACTAGTGCCATCTCTGAAAcacaaaacaaactttatttacaCTAGGTTTCTGGTGCGAGCCCAGAAATAACCGTTTTAACTCTTAAACAGAATTAGATATAACTAGCTGTGTATTGGCGATCAGATTTAGATCGTACATGGAGAAATTTACACTGGCGTATTAATTATGTGAACAGACCTGGTTGGTTGGTTAAATGTGGGAGTATGggaccagacggcgaggtcatcagtaccGCGATTCCAAAGTGGGTTACGTAAGAAAGAGCGTCTCTAAATGTGGACAGATTCACACGAGTCAAAGGAATGAACATTAAACACAGTAAAAGCACAAAAGGTGAGACCAAACCCAAAAAATGGAAAAAGCGGAGGCAGTCATGGCCTCACAGACCGTGAAGGCTGCGAAAGGAGTCCTGACCACAACCAATCCGCCCCTGCTCCCAGACTAAAGGAGAACCTAGTAGCTGGAAatgaaaaccactttcacagaggaaaccgAGGACCAGGTCAACCATCCATGGATCATCTACTAATActaaatttaaggaaacaggaatacTATACTTAGCACGAAGGGTCGAAAGAAGGGGACATGCCACCAATATGTGAGATGTCGTTAGTCAGGCACCCTAACTACACTGTGGGGATTAGTCGTtatgtaggaggaaacaatgggtgagccacGCGTGGTCAATGCGTAACTGGCATAAAACAGTGGGCTCGTTCCGAGATGAACGGAAAGAAGTGCCCATAAagtgcagtagactccttgattgtgcggagtttattactatgagcagtagcgcTCCAGACGGCATTCCactgttgggcaaagagagatcTGACACACATCCGCATATCCAGAGCTGGAATTGTGGAATAAAATGGGGTAAGCATCTCCTTCTCTAGCCAGTTTATTCCCTGGGATTCCCACATGACTTGAGGCCCAGagaaagacgactgaacaggcGGCATGCTCAAGagcagagagaaggtcatggatgtCAGAGACCAAGAGGTGACGAGAGTAGCATCGATCGATAGTCTGCAGGCTGCTCATGGAATCTGAACActatggagggaggcctgagaaacaaaaatgaGGGCCCTGTTAATGGCTAGAAGCTCTGCGGTAGACACACGACATGATCCTAGCAACAAATGGTGCTCGAAGCTGGTAGGAGACATGAAACTGTATCCCACCTTATCAGTAgttttagaaccatcagtgtaaaagacGGTGGCATCCTGGAACTCTCCAAAGCTGGCACATACAATAAGCCAGTAAACAATAGGAGCGACAGACCTTAAGATCCTAGAAAAGATCGGTCCTAATccatggtctaggcaccatccaagggggATATTGGAGGAAAGACACGGGATGTAGTCCAGTGAGTGCAAATTGAGATTCTGGCAGAGGGTAGAGAGACGCATGCCAACTCGCAATCCCACCTGTGGGCTAGTGTTAGGAGGGAGACATCCTTCACTGACGAAGATCAAGAGGTACACAGGATGGGCAGGGAATTTGTGAATGGCGACTGCGTAAGAAACAAGGAGACGGCGCCATGAGATGTGCAGAGGGGGGAATCCCTGCTTCTGTAAAAAGACTATCAACAAGAGTAGTGCGAAAGTCACCAACAGCCAGACGCACCCCACAGTGGTAGACAGGGTCAAGGAGTTTCGAAGtcgaaggagctgctgagccataaatcTGACTACTATAATCGAGTGTAGACAAGCCCAGAGCATGGTAAAATTAGGGAAGAGTGGAACGGTCTTCATCCCAAGACGTCTGGGCCAGGAGGTGGAGAGCATGAAGCTTAAACAtgcatgtagtctttaggtggcgAATGTGGGGAAGCCAAGAAACGGGACTGTGCTACATCATCAAGGAGCTGGttacctaaataaagttctggatcagggaGTACTGTGGGTCGACGACAAAAATGCCCAACCCGCGTTTTGGAGGGGGAAACCTGGAAGCCATGGGCGGTGGCCCACACAGAGGCCCGTTGGATGGCACCTTGGATCTGGCGCTCAGCGGATGTCACCGAGCGGGCGCTGCACCAGACGCAAAAATCGTCTATGTACAATGCcagggtaaccagaggcccaacggAGGTCACaagcccatatatggcaatgaagaagagtgtgacacttagcacagaaccctgtcagataccattctcctgaatctgagggatGCTGAGTGAAGTACCAACTAGAATCCAGAAGAGTTGGTACGATAAAAACTCGCGGATAAACATCTCAAGGGGACCAGGAAAGCCGCAGTCATAGAGGGTactaaaatgtgatggcgccaagccatGTCATACGCCTTACGTAGGTCAAAGAATACTGCCACAAGGTGCTGGCAGTGAGTGAAAGCCTGTCACCTGGCAGATTCCAATCGGagaaatggtcagttggagatcgtcCTGGCTGGAAGCCACCGTGATAAGATGACGAACGACCCTGATATTGGAGTACTCTACATAATCTGGAGTTGACCATCCTTTCATGTAGTTTACAAAACACATTCATAAagctaatggggtggtagctgttAGAGACATTCGGTTTTTCCCACGCTTAAGGACAGGGCTAACAATACTGtctcgccattgtgatggaaaagcACCCATGAGCCATGTGATTGAAGACCCTGAAGAGCTGTTGCCTGTGGGGAACGTCCAAGTGTCTGATTATATAGTTGTGAATGGAATCTTACCCTGCGACTGTGTGTCGTGAAGAACTAAGAGCCTGCACCAAATCCCATTCAACAAAAGGTGCATTATAGGGTTCAATGTGGTGCAGAATCAAAtggagggttggttggttggtttattttggGGTTTggtgggggctaaacatcgagatcatcagtcctctgttccaaacagacatacctgtaaaaggcctatacagtaaaagcgtaacctctgcacccagagatAAGGAACACCAAGGAGTACAGAGCTAAAATGGACACCGCAATAACACAAAGTAGAGGAGCAGAGCAGAGAAAATAGTTGACTGAAGTAAAACAAGCTACAGTAGTTGATGGATCAGataaaaggtcaaccactcaactacaaacgatGAACCTCAAGttggaaagcgttgatagaggtaccaacacaacttgttccCATAAAAGTCACTATTTTGCTATCCAtatcacaattaaaagtcgctggagtgggtgtagcttgagaaatcatgcgagagcgcccagcttcacggataaaacgtaaaaccgaGTGaactatagaggcatcgtcacctagaattaaagggattgcagctggtaaattaaagaaCTGCCGCAAGGGTGCAGTCcatcagaatatgggccactgtcagccctGCTTCATAGCGACACTTGGGTAGGTTCTCAGGgagaaggagatagctgtgggtcaaccgcttatgtccaattcggagacggTAGAGAACAACTGTGTCCCTACGGCTCAAGGATGAGTGCCATACGGCCATGGACCAATTTACCATGtggagcttatttggcgtgttcaagagagaccattcagagctccagacatcacGGATCTTGTGATGTAGGGCTGAACGGAGGTCTCTTTTCACCAGACCAAGCTCCAGGTGTGGCGAAGTGGTGGCTGGTTTGGCCAACCGATCGAcatgttcgtttcctggaatgccaatTTGGCCCGGGGACCACACAAacgtcgctgaacgaccacactcggagagagcaaaaacagcatcttgaGTACCGCACACTAGAGGGTCCCGAGgaaaaacactggtcgagtgcttgcaatccactcaaggggtcactgcatatgacaaatgacttcccagggcaggaggaaaggtgagcaaccagctccgcagtgaaaacactgctgccacaaggcagggaatgctgctcagtcgccgtggatgaaagcaaacccagtgcgCCCATCGACCATAGAACCATCGGTGTGACTACATCTGTGTCGCGAAACGAGGCACGAAGAGCCATGAATTGTTGAAAACTGGCAGGTGGATCGGAGGACTTGGAGTCGCAGGTCAAATCCAAGTAAAGCCGCAAGCGAGGGAGGGACCAAAGAGGGGTAGAAGATGGCCGGAGGGCTGGAGGAAGGGGAAAGAACTCGAGTGACGAGAGAAGGGAACGAACGCGGACGGCGGTCGGGAGACTCGACCTAGGCCGCTGTCGTGGGGAGAGGAGTGCAGATGACGGAAAAAGAAGGCTGCAGTTTGGGTGGTCGGGCGAGGCAAAGACGCGTGCAATGTATGACGCAAGCAACTGTTGTTTGTGGAATCGTAGGGGAGGTATTCAAGCTTCTACAAAAAGGCTAGTCACCGGACTAGTGCGGAAGGCACCTGTCGCCAATCTGACGCCACAATGGAGAATCGGGTCGAGGATCTGCAACGTTGAAGGTGTTTCTGAGTCTTACACCACGCTCTTTTAGTCGAGACGAGACTGGACTAAGGCCCTatagagctgtaggagggttgttCGTGTAGGCCCCCAAACGGTGTAACTGAGGCAGCGAAggatgttgaggtgccgccagcaccgtTGTTTACATTCGCGAAGATGAGGAGCccaagtgagctgagcatcaaacagcatgccaagaaAGCAATGCGTCTCGTCAAtacgaaggagttcattggcaaAGTAGAGCTCTGGACGGATATGGACCGTTTAACGACGGCAGAAATGCATCACTCGGGTCTTAGAGGCTGAAACTGAAACCCATGGTTGGAAGCCGAAAACTGTGTCTTACGGATAGCTCCCTGCAGCCGCCGTCAGCGACACTGCTGTTTGTGGAACTGTAAGAAagacaaaagtcatcagcatatagAGAGGAACAGACCGATGAGCCCACCGCAGCCGCAGGACCAATAATCGCCACCAAAAAGAGGGGAACACTGAGAATCGATCCCTGCAggacaccgttctcctgaataTGAGCATAGTTAAAATAAGCGCCAAATCTAACCTGAAAGGAGCGATTGGAGAGAAAAATCAGCAAAAAAATGTGAAGTGGATCCTGTAAGCCCCATCCGTGCAGCGTAGCAAGGATATGATATAGCGCCAGGTGGTATCGTATGCCTTCCAAAGATCAAAGAAAACACCAACTAGCTGTTCTCGCCGAGTAAATGCTGTACTAACAGCCGACTCTAGCGATCTAGCGAGACTAAATTTGTCGATCGCTgagcggccctgacggaagccgctctgtTGCTGGGCCAGGAGGCCCCGAGCTTCGAGGATCCAAATGAGCCGCCGACTCACCAACCGTTCCAAGAGTTCGCACATAACGTTTGTAAAACTGATAGGGCGATAGCTATCAACCCCCAGCCGATCTGCACCAGGTTTCAGCACCGAGATGGTAACACTATCCTGCCAACGACTTGGGAAAACGCCCTCCATCCAGATGTGGTTAAACATCAACAGGGCGAGTAATTCACCCTGACAGTGCGACGAGAGATAGcgaagaaactggttgtgaattcgGTCTGGACCTGGAGAGATATCGGGGAAAGCTGTAGgggcactttggaactcccattcactaaaTGGGGCGTTGTATCGTTCCCAATGGTGCGTGCGAAACGACAACTGCGTACGCTCAGCctgctcttttatggcacggaaTTCTGCGCTGTAGCCTTCTGTCGCGTAACTACGAGCGAGGTACTCTGCCAGGTGTTTGGCGATGGCGATTGGGTCAGTATAAAATGTACCCAGAAGAGAAAGGCAAGGGACAGTAGCAAGAGGGCGGATG
Protein-coding sequences here:
- the LOC126335615 gene encoding putative mediator of RNA polymerase II transcription subunit 26, coding for MDPSAQERPPSPSTSVSDAEAASQQWGTSDEEDAVDISRDGTSAPAVAGAAPRAGHRAPMPPAARSSPVPPETSFNLLFEQPCIVCGSNEPHCIAPFHLAEDGQVVPVQISPMDLPPATSAASQVAGRVGGPLMPAQMPVPSERQSQKQVPHTAAPPSACEQAKLVSDPYMGLNVHVQQQPEREEEQQQQHYHHLTSHIPQQQLIAAMIRYQQQLQQRAAMVRQPQLQQPRFATMVRHPEPQPRQQQMRAAVRQPRRRQQRVVAVVSQPGRQQQQMAAMVSRPRQRQRTAATVTQPQQQWVAAMVNRPQPQGTVAIVSQPQIKQQQVAAVVSQPQPQHQQVIAMVNRPQSQPQRTAAMVSQPQIQQRQVTAVVRQPQQQRMAAMVNRPQPQPGTAALVSQPQIQQQQVAAVVSQPQPQQKRMAAMVNRPKPQPHGTSAMVSQPQQQQVPVVVSQPQPQQQGTAVMVSQSHTQPRQQQQITAVVVSQQQPQQQQIAAMAMQPQQQE